A DNA window from Trichomycterus rosablanca isolate fTriRos1 chromosome 11, fTriRos1.hap1, whole genome shotgun sequence contains the following coding sequences:
- the sspn gene encoding sarcospan, with product MGSEKSPGGSGGKEKKAKPEWEGTGSEGGHKCCGCRFPLLIALLQLLLGISIAVVAFLMTIISPSLLVRETPHWAGIILCVVSVLGFILYCITYQPDERNSKQFILKLLYFILCTVGLVISIIVIAFQGHHYSLTNAFECKETGQDCVCKLDPDDPIARTFTFAEVTDCSAITSTLMLYYLLQMVLNLFQAIVCLLGAFIMWKHRYQVFFVGLQIGSPSTNHWQKV from the exons ATGGGGTCAGAGAAGAGTCCCGGAGGGTCCGGTGGAAAGGAAAAGAAGGCCAAGCCTGAATGGGAAGGCACAGGCTCAGAAGGAGGCCACAAATGCTGTGGATGCCGCTTTCCGCTCCTCATTGCCCTGCTGCAGCTGCTCCTGGGCATCAGCATTGCCGTCGTGGCATTTCTCATGACCATCATCAGCCCTTCTCTGCTTGTCAGGGAGACGCCACATTGGGCTGGTATCATC TTATGCGTGGTGTCTGTGCTGGGCTTCATCCTCTATTGCATTACCTATCAGCCTGATGAGAGGAACTCCAAGCAATTCATTTTAAAG CTTCTCTACTTTATTCTGTGTACAGTGGGGCTAGTCATCTCCATCATAGTCATTGCTTTCCAAGGCCACCACTACTCCTTGACAAACGCCTTCGAATGCAAAGAGACAGGCCAGGACTGTGTCTGCAAACTGGACCCAGACGACCCAATCGCCCGAACCTTCACCTTTGCAGAGGTGACAGACTGCTCTGCCATCACAAGCACTCTGATGCTGTACTACCTGCTGCAGATGGTGCTGAACCTGTTTCAGGCCATTGTTTGCTTGCTGGGAGCTTTCATCATGTGGAAGCACCGCTACCAGGTGTTCTTTGTGGGCCTACAGATTGGATCACCCTCCACTAATCATTGGCAGAAAGTTTAG
- the bhlhe41 gene encoding class E basic helix-loop-helix protein 41, whose amino-acid sequence MDERISRVQDRAFLDHTDFLGVEYPSLYMCKSKRGMKREEGKDAYKLPHRLIEKKRRDRINECIGQLKDLLPEHLKLTTLGHLEKAVVLELTLKHLNALTAVTEQQHQKILALQNGDRSTKSSLRADLDAFHSGFQACAKEVLQYLSAVEKWTSREQRCTQLIEHLHKALGQLAQSPSGSQERDSNANCVPVIQRTQNPEANENDTDTDSGYGGEAEKSNTRAEKVVGVKIKQEFGDEHITKKPKLNWNDSTSVGSTEQSNLALMNSIIGMASMGQQTPFCVPFYFINPSAAASYMPFVDKSSLEKLVYPALTSPFPWIYPGISAQTPVSASAVFSSCSTEKNNGFGALKEKDCAFLTNNAEQTDVSSPTSEEQNSESDHTWDQPQRMQDNDT is encoded by the exons ATGGATGAAAGAATATCCCGAGTGCAGGACAGAGCGTTCCTGGATCACACTGACTTTCTGGG gGTGGAATATCCGTCTCTTTATATGTGCAAGTCTAAACGAGGTATGAAACGTGAAGAAGGGAAG GACGCTTATAAGTTACCACACAGACTTATAGAGAAGAAAAGGAGGGACAGGATTAATGAATGTATCGGACAGCTGAAGGACTTACTACCTGAACACCTCAAACTAACA ACGCTGGGTCACCTGGAGAAAGCGGTTGTGTTGGAATTAACTCTCAAACACCTGAATGCATTGACAGCTGTTACCGAGCAGCAGCACCAGAAGATCCTCGCTCTGCAGAACG GAGACCGGTCTACGAAATCCTCCCTCCGTGCAGACTTGGATGCTTTCCACTCAGGATTTCAAGCCTGCGCTAAAGAGGTCCTGCAGTATCTAAGCGCAGTTGAGAAATGGACCAGTCGGGAGCAGAGGTGCACACAGCTCATCGAACACCTACACAAAGCTTTAGGGCAACTCGCACAATCCCCTTCAGGATCACAGGAGCGGGACAGCAATGCCAACTGCGTTCCTGTTATTCAAAGGACTCAAAATCCTGAGGCTAACGAGAACGACACTGACACAGACAGCGGATACGGAGGTGAGGCTGAAAAAAGCAACACCAGAGCTGAAAAAGTTGTAGGagttaaaataaaacaggaGTTTGGAGATGAGCACATTACTAAAAAACCCAAACTGAACTGGAATGACAGTACAAGTGTGGGAAGCACTGAGCAGTCAAACTTGGCACTTATGAACTCCATCATTGGAATGGCTAGCATGGGGCAGCAGACTCCGTTCTGTGTTCCATTTTACTTCATAAATCCTTCTGCTGCCGCCTCATATATGCCATTTGTCGATAAGAGCAGTCTGGAAAAATTGGTCTATCCAGCACTGACCAGCCCATTTCCATGGATCTACCCTGGAATCTCTGCTCAGACTCCTGTCAGTGCGTCTGCTGTCTTTTCCAGCTGCTCTACAGAGAAGAATAATGGATTTGGGGCTTTAAAAGAAAAAGACTGTGCTTTTTTAACTAACAACGCTGAGCAAACCGATGTATCCTCTCCAACAAGTGAGGAGCAGAACTCAGAAAGCGACCATACTTGGGATCAGCCCCAAAGAATGCAAGATAACGATACTTAG